A stretch of DNA from Chloroflexota bacterium:
CCTGACGCGCCGGCGAGAATGGTGTATACCAGCACTGCGCCATCCGCAGCCCACGCGATCTGGACTGGCTGATCCATGCAGTCGATGTTCCTTGATCTCGCAGTCGCCGCGTTTGGACTTGCCGTCCTCTCCGTCCTGGCGCGCCAGCCCGTCATCTATCACGACCACGATTGCCTGCACGTCGAGCGCTCACTCCTCGATCACTTTCTCGCAACCGCGGGGCTGACCCTGTGGGGCCTCCTCGTCGGATATACGACGGCCGCGCTGATGGCGGCGCGGAGCTGGAGAGGCGGGAGCGAGGTGGCGGCAGTGCTCATTGTCGGCATCGCGTGCGCGCTGATGGTTCGTCGTCGCTTGCGCGCCGGCCTCATCGTCGACCGCCTGCGCGATCGCATCTGCCAGGACGATCACCTCATTGCACGGGCGAGCGATGTCCAGGCGATTCACGTGGCCGACGTTCGACAGCCAGCCGTACTGGTCCTGCGGGACGACGTGGGACATCTCCAGAACCTGGCGATCACCGGGCTCGGCAGCGATGGCCCCGCGGTCGGGTCAGCGGTCGCGATGTTCCTCCACGTGCCCCTTTTGAGCATTGAACCGGGCCGAGACTCGCCAGCCTCCCACTCACGAACGTAGACCGCGCGCGGACCGATGGGAGCCACGGCGTTCCGCATACTATTGAGCCATCTTTGCCGACTTGCTGAAGGGGGGGATGATCGCCTCATGCCCAAAGTGTTCGTGTTCGCACCGACCGGAGATAGCCATCGAGACCTCGAGGCGAAGGGTTGCCAGGTGGTCCTCGGCAAGCCTGAGTGGCACGAGCCGGGCGGCGATTACGAGTCAGAGATCGCCTTGATGGCAGCCGGAGCGCACGCCATGGCTGGGACGTCGATGCGCGCCTCGCCCATCACCCGCCGGGTGATCGAGGCCGCCCCGGACCTCCGCATTGTCGCGAAGGCCACCGTCGGTGTGGACGACATCGACGTCGATGCATGTACTGAGCGCGGGATCCTCGTGACGCACGCCCCCGTCGAATCAAACTGGGGCAACATCGCCGAGGTGACCGTCACCTTCATGCTCTCGCTCTTGAAGGGCGTGCAGCAGCAGGACGCGACGATTAAGAACGGCGGGTGGTGGACACCGGGCAAGCAGGGAGCGTACGTTGGAAGTCGCCAATCCGATGGCTACCCGGGAATTACGCTGGGGATCATCGGACTCGGCCGAATCGGCGGCCGCGTAGCCCACTTGATGCGACCGTGGAACATTCGGATCCTCGCATACGACCCGTACGTTCCCGACTATCGCTTTCTGGAGTTCGGGGCTCACCCTGTGGATCTGGACACGCTGCTCCGAGAGTCCGACGTGGTCACTGTGCACGTGGTGCTGACCAAAGAGACGCGGCACATGATAGGGACCCGAGAGTTCGGGCTCATGAAGCCGACGGCCTATTTCATCAACACGTCCCGCGGAGCCGTCGTGGACGAGCGGGCGCTTTCCGATGCCATCCAGGAGGGGGTGATCGCCGGCGCAGGGCTCAACGCCTTCGAGGACGAGCCGATCCCTCTCGATAGCCCCCTGCGGAGCTTCGGCAACAACGTGCTCCTGCGGCCCCACGGCGGCACGCCACTCGCCGGTGCCGAGCTGACCGTGGGCCGCGCGGCCG
This window harbors:
- a CDS encoding NAD(P)-dependent oxidoreductase, with translation MPKVFVFAPTGDSHRDLEAKGCQVVLGKPEWHEPGGDYESEIALMAAGAHAMAGTSMRASPITRRVIEAAPDLRIVAKATVGVDDIDVDACTERGILVTHAPVESNWGNIAEVTVTFMLSLLKGVQQQDATIKNGGWWTPGKQGAYVGSRQSDGYPGITLGIIGLGRIGGRVAHLMRPWNIRILAYDPYVPDYRFLEFGAHPVDLDTLLRESDVVTVHVVLTKETRHMIGTREFGLMKPTAYFINTSRGAVVDERALSDAIQEGVIAGAGLNAFEDEPIPLDSPLRSFGNNVLLRPHGGTPLAGAELTVGRAAGQNTEWVNTDILKAMRGELPVHIFNQDAIPRWLERFGGKPVTDA